One part of the Salmo salar chromosome ssa10, Ssal_v3.1, whole genome shotgun sequence genome encodes these proteins:
- the parvb gene encoding beta-parvin isoform X3, whose product MSTSESTPTMSDLHEEGKNAINTPMLPSGTEIHPEDTMLEENAERNMLDPTSRENPKFKDLQRVLIDWINNELEEDRIIVKGLEEDCYDGQVLQKLFEKLSGRKLNVAEVTQSEIGQKQKLQTVLEAVNELLRPHGWSIEWSVDSIHAKNLVAIVYLLVALAMHYLAPIRLPEHVSVQVVVVKKREGILQTSHVTKELTSTTEMMMGRFERDAFDTLLDHAPDKLNVVKKSLITFVNKHLNKLNLEVTELESQFADGVYLVLLMGLLENYFVPLYNFFLTPENFEQKVHNVAFAFELMQDGGLKKPKARPEDVVNLNLKSTLRVLYNLFTNYKNSE is encoded by the exons TGAGTGACCTTCATGAGGAGGGGAAGAATGCCATCAACACTCCCATGCTGCCCTCTGGGACTGAAATCCACCCTGAGGACACCATGCTGG AAGAGAATGCTGAGAGGAACATGCTGGATCCGACCTCAAGGGAGAATCCAAAATTCAAAGATCTTCAGAGG GTATTGATAGACTGGATCAACAATGAGCTGGAAGAGGACAGGATCATCGTCAAAGGCTTGGAGGAGGATTGCTATGATGGACAGGTGCTTCAGAAATTATTTG AGAAGCTGTCTGGGCGTAAGCTGAACGTGGCTGAGGTGACCCAGTCAGAGATAGGACAGAAACAGAAGCTCCAGACGGTACTGGAGGCCGTCAACGAGCTGCTCCGGCCTCACGGCTGGTCCATCGAGTGGAGCGTCGACT CTATCCATGCTAAGAACCTGGTGGCCATAGTGTACCTGCTGGTGGCTCTGGCCATGCACTACCTGGCCCCCATCAGACTGCCAGAGCACGTCTCTGTACAGGTGGTGGTGGTCAAG AAAAGAGAAGGCATACTGCAGACGTCTCATGTGACTAAGGAGCTGACGAGCACTACAGA GATGATGATGGGTAGATTTG AAAGGGATGCATTTGACACCCTCCTGGACCACGCACCGGACAAGCTCAATGTTGTGAAGAAG TCCCTCATCACCTTCGTGAACAAACACCTGAACAAGCTGAACCTGGAGGTCACAGAGTTGGAGTCACAG TTTGCTGATGGTGTGTACCTGGTGCTGCTGATGGGACTGCTGGAGAACTACTTTGTCCCCCTCTACAACTTCTTCCTCACACCAGAGAACTTTGAGCAGAAG gttCACAACGTGGCATTTGCCTTTGAACTGATGCAGGACGGAGGCCTGAAGAAACCCAAAGCCAGGCCAGAAG ACGTTGTGAACTTGAACCTGAAGTCTACCTTGAGGGTGTTGTACAACCTGTTCACCAACTATAAAAACTCTGAGTGA
- the parvg gene encoding gamma-parvin isoform X1 gives MEDFPDMYQGKDPEDIESFQGERRKVIQPTSLKDPKLEKLKTVLVDWINSTLKEEHIVVRSLEEDIFDGLILHHLLGRLAGVLLSVEEIAVTSAAQTRKLEVILEALNEKLGLQDSSLSRWSVKLIHNKDLLATLHLLVAMVRCFQPNLELPPNVRVEVVLLEVNRSGIKSEKEIEILTDESDSTTDSLSSSDSEDPIEQLLKLEPHKINTVKRAILHFVNKKMSTLGLQVTDMEKQFSDGVILLLLIGQLEGFFVPLYDFNITPINTTEMLQNVTVALDLLNDIGLPTTNIEPQDIVSQDVTTTLKVLYALFKKHKSR, from the exons ATGGAGGATTTTCCTGATATGTACCAGGGGAAAGACCCTGAGGACATTGAATCTTTCCAGG GTGAGAGGAGGAAGGTCATTCAGCCGACATCTTTGAAAGACCCAAAACTTGAAAAGCTGAAAACG GTTTTGGTTGACTGGATCAACAGTACTTTGAAAGAGGAACACATCGTAGTGAGGAGTCTGGAAGAGGATATCTTTGATGGCCTAatcctccatcacctccttg GGAGGTTAGCTGGAGTGCTTCTGTCTGTGGAGGAGATAGCGGTGACCAGCGCTGCTCAGACCCGCAAACTGGAGGTCATCCTGGAGGCCCTGAATGAGAAACTGGGGCTACAGGACAGCTCTCTCAGCAGGTGGAGTGTCAAAC TCATCCACAACAAAGACTTGCTGGCCACTCTCCATCTTCTGGTTGCCATGGTGAGGTGCTTCCAGCCTAATCTGGAGCTTCCTCCAAATGTCAGAGTGGAAGTTGTCCTGTTGGAG GTCAACAGAAGTGGAATCAAATCAGAAAAGGAAATAGAGATTCTTACAGATGAAAG CGATTCAACTACAGACTCACTGAGCAGTTCAGACA GTGAGGATCCCATTGAGCAGCTGCTGAAGCTGGAACCCCACAAGATCAACACAGTAAAGCGG GCCATCTTGCACTTTGTCAACAAGAAGATGTCAACCTTGGGACTACAGGTGACAGACATGGAGAAACAG TTTTCAGATGGTGTTATTCTCCTCCTGCTGATTGGACAGTTGGAGGGCTTCTTTGTTCCGCTCTATGACTTCAACATCACCCCAATCAACACGACTGAGATG CTGCAGAATGTGACCGTGGCCCTGGACCTCCTGAATGACATAGGGCTACCCACGACCAACATTGAGCCCCAAG ATATAGTCTCTCAAGATGTGACAACTACCTTGAAGGTCCTATATGCCCTGTTCAAGAAGCACAAAAGCAGATGA
- the parvg gene encoding gamma-parvin isoform X2 yields MEDFPDMYQGKDPEDIESFQGERRKVIQPTSLKDPKLEKLKTVLVDWINSTLKEEHIVVRSLEEDIFDGLILHHLLGRLAGVLLSVEEIAVTSAAQTRKLEVILEALNEKLGLQDSSLSRWSVKLIHNKDLLATLHLLVAMVRCFQPNLELPPNVRVEVVLLEVNRSGIKSEKEIEILTDESDSTTDSLSSSDSEDPIEQLLKLEPHKINTVKRAILHFVNKKMSTLGLQVTDMEKQFSDGVILLLLIGQLEGFFVPLYDFNITPINTTEMLTLSGLAAECDRGPGPPE; encoded by the exons ATGGAGGATTTTCCTGATATGTACCAGGGGAAAGACCCTGAGGACATTGAATCTTTCCAGG GTGAGAGGAGGAAGGTCATTCAGCCGACATCTTTGAAAGACCCAAAACTTGAAAAGCTGAAAACG GTTTTGGTTGACTGGATCAACAGTACTTTGAAAGAGGAACACATCGTAGTGAGGAGTCTGGAAGAGGATATCTTTGATGGCCTAatcctccatcacctccttg GGAGGTTAGCTGGAGTGCTTCTGTCTGTGGAGGAGATAGCGGTGACCAGCGCTGCTCAGACCCGCAAACTGGAGGTCATCCTGGAGGCCCTGAATGAGAAACTGGGGCTACAGGACAGCTCTCTCAGCAGGTGGAGTGTCAAAC TCATCCACAACAAAGACTTGCTGGCCACTCTCCATCTTCTGGTTGCCATGGTGAGGTGCTTCCAGCCTAATCTGGAGCTTCCTCCAAATGTCAGAGTGGAAGTTGTCCTGTTGGAG GTCAACAGAAGTGGAATCAAATCAGAAAAGGAAATAGAGATTCTTACAGATGAAAG CGATTCAACTACAGACTCACTGAGCAGTTCAGACA GTGAGGATCCCATTGAGCAGCTGCTGAAGCTGGAACCCCACAAGATCAACACAGTAAAGCGG GCCATCTTGCACTTTGTCAACAAGAAGATGTCAACCTTGGGACTACAGGTGACAGACATGGAGAAACAG TTTTCAGATGGTGTTATTCTCCTCCTGCTGATTGGACAGTTGGAGGGCTTCTTTGTTCCGCTCTATGACTTCAACATCACCCCAATCAACACGACTGAGATG CTCACTCTCTCTGGTCTAGCTGCAGAATGTGACCGTGGCCCTGGACCTCCTGAATGA